In the Wyeomyia smithii strain HCP4-BCI-WySm-NY-G18 chromosome 2, ASM2978416v1, whole genome shotgun sequence genome, one interval contains:
- the LOC129722013 gene encoding heat shock 70 kDa protein 4 isoform X2 translates to MSVIGIDFGNESCYVAVAKAGGIETIANDYSLRATPSCVAFAGRNRVLGVAAKNQQVTNMNNTISGFKRLLGRKYNDPHVQNELRKIPYKVEPRPDGGVGIKVQYQDEECVFSPEQITAMLFTKLKEDAFKELKTQINDCVITVPSFYTNAERQALLDAAGICGLNVLRLMSETTATALSYGFYKQDLPAPEEKARNVIFVDFGHSALQVSACAFHKGKLKMLASCADHVGGRDFDYALANHFSDEFQSKYKIDPRTNKRAFLRLLTEVEKIKKQMSANSTKLPLNIECFMNEIDVHSTMQRPIMEELCAGVLQRIETTMRKLLKDSNLPLEDIHSVEIVGGSTRIPAIKHLIEQIFCKPASTTLNQDEAVSRGAALQCAILSPAVRVREFSCSDVQAYPVLISWEDGTQRNEMKVFEQYHTAPFSRLLTVHRREPLTINVHYEPNSVPYPDPFIGSFHIKDIKPNANGDPQEVKIKVRINQNGIVLVSSATMVEKRESEEPVTPPATANGEQQPASPQGEEAPKTGEPMDIQEDKKKKVVTKSVDLTIDCKTHGFISNELSNYHELEMKMIANDRQEKERIDARNALEEFVYEIRSKIQEDGELSAYVDPDDASKITLQLEDIENWLYEDGENCERAVYKDKLATLRQQTDPIRVRCEEYNGHEQAFNELGQTIQLTYKAVEQYRAQDPKYDHLTETEILNISEAAQKAQKWYEEARSRLVNVRKTQDPPVKVSDIRHENQTLATCTSSVLNRPKPKPPTPPADNNAAKDQPQNGADHSKDQQQQQNQQPDGNQPKDIEDKMDVE, encoded by the exons ATCATGCGTTGCATTCGCCGGTCGAAATCGTGTGCTTGGCGTGGCCGCCAAGAACCAGCAGGTGACGAACATGAACAACACAATCAGCGGATTCAAACGGTTACTCGGTCGCAAGTACAACGATCCGCACGTGCAGAATGAGTTGCGCAAAATACCGTACAAGGTGGAACCTCGGCCAGACGGTGGAGTCGGTATAAAGGTTCAATATCAGGACGAGGAATGCGTATTTAGTCCGGAACAGATAACGGCCATGCTTTTCACCAAGTTGAAGGAGGATGCTTTTAAGGAGCTGAAAACACAAATCAACGATTGTGTGATTACGGTGCCGTCATTCTACACCAACGCCGAGCGGCAGGCTCTGCTCGACGCGGCCGGTATTTGCGGGCTTAATGTGTTGCGGCTAATGAGTGAGACAACGGCGACGGCTTTAAGCTACGGTTTCTACAAGCAGGATCTACCGGCACCGGAGGAAAAGGCCCGTAACGTTATTTTCGTTGACTTTGGACATTCGGCTCTGCAGGTTTCGGCATGTGCCTTCCACAAAGGAAAACTAAAGATGCTGGCCAGTTGTGCCGATCATGTTGGTGGACGGGACTTCGACTACGCATTAGCAAATCACTTCAGCGACGAGTTCCAGAGCAAGTACAAAATAGATCCGCGAACGAATAAACG aGCCTTCCTCCGTCTACTGACCGAGGTTGAAAAGATTAAGAAGCAAATGTCGGCCAACAGCACAAAGTTGCCGCTAAACATCGAGTGTTTCATGAACGAAATAGACGTCCACTCGACGATGCAGCGACCGATTATGGAAGAACTATGCGCTGGAGTTCTGCAGCGCATCGAAACTACCATGAGAAAGCTTCTGAAGGACTCCAACCTACCGCTGGAGGATATACATTCCGTCGAAATTGTCGGTGGCAGCACACGTATCCCGGCAATCAAGCATTTGATTGAACAGATCTTCTGCAAACCGGCTAGCACTACGCTGAATCAGGATGAAGCGGTATCTCGCGGGGCTGCGCTACAATGTGCTATCCTTTCTCCAGCGGTTCGTGTCCGAGAATTTAGCTGCAGTGACGTGCAGGCTTATCCGGTACTGATCTCCTGGGAAGATGGAACCCAGCGCAATGAAATGAAGGTTTTCGAGCAGTATCACACTGCTCCTTTCTCGCGACTATTGACAGTACACAGACGGGAACCATTAACCATCAATGTGCACTATGAGCCGAACAGTGTTCCATACCCAGATCCTTTCATTGGTTCGTTCCACATCAAGGATATCAAACCGAATGCTAACGGTGATCCGCAGGAAGTTAAGATCAAAGTTCGCATTAACCAGAACGGCATTGTGTTGGTTTCGAGTGCTAccatggttgaaaaacgtgaaagCGAAGAACCCGTCACGCCACCAGCTACAGCCAATGGTGAGCAGCAGCCTGCTTCGCCCCAGGGAGAAGAAGCTCCCAAAACTGGTGAACCTATGGACATTCAAGAG GACAAAAAGAAGAAAGTGGTCACGAAGTCCGTTGATCTTACAATCGATTGCAAAACGCATGGTTTCATCAGTAATGAATTGTCTAATTATCACGAATTAGAG ATGAAGATGATCGCTAATGATCGGCAGGAAAAGGAACGCATTGATGCACGCAACGCACTGGAGGAGTTCGTTTACGAAATACGCAGCAAGATTCAAGAAGATGGCGAGCTTAGCGCATACGTCGATCCGGATGATGCGTCGAAAATCACCCTCCAGCTGGAGGACATCGAAAACTGGCTGTACGAAGATGGAGAAAACTGCGAGAGGGCAGTTTACAAGGACAAGTTGGCCACGTTGCGCCAACAAACCGATCCGATTCGAGTGCGCTGCGAGGAATACAACGGACACGAGCAAGCATTTAACGAACTTGGCCAGACGATTCAGTTAACCTATAAGGCAGTTGAGCAGTATCGCGCGCAGGACCCGAAATATGACCATTTGACCGAGACGGAAATTCTGAATATCAGCGAAGCCGCCCAGAAGGCGCAGAAATGGTACGAGGAGGCCCGTTCCCGGCTAGTAAATGTTCGCAAAACACAGGATCCTCCCGTTAAAGTATCGGACATCCGTCACGAAAATCAAACCCTGGCAACCTGCACGTCTTCGGTGTTAAACAGACCGAAGCCTAAGCCGCCAACCCCGCCTGCGGACAACAACGCTGCCAAGGATCAACCGCAGAACGGCGCAGATCACAGCAAAgatcagcagcagcaacagaacCAGCAACCGGACGGGAATCAGCCTAAAGATATAGAGGATAAAATGGACGTCGAGTAA
- the LOC129722013 gene encoding heat shock 70 kDa protein 4 isoform X1 — protein MSVIGIDFGNESCYVAVAKAGGIETIANDYSLRATPSCVAFAGRNRVLGVAAKNQQVTNMNNTISGFKRLLGRKYNDPHVQNELRKIPYKVEPRPDGGVGIKVQYQDEECVFSPEQITAMLFTKLKEDAFKELKTQINDCVITVPSFYTNAERQALLDAAGICGLNVLRLMSETTATALSYGFYKQDLPAPEEKARNVIFVDFGHSALQVSACAFHKGKLKMLASCADHVGGRDFDYALANHFSDEFQSKYKIDPRTNKRAFLRLLTEVEKIKKQMSANSTKLPLNIECFMNEIDVHSTMQRPIMEELCAGVLQRIETTMRKLLKDSNLPLEDIHSVEIVGGSTRIPAIKHLIEQIFCKPASTTLNQDEAVSRGAALQCAILSPAVRVREFSCSDVQAYPVLISWEDGTQRNEMKVFEQYHTAPFSRLLTVHRREPLTINVHYEPNSVPYPDPFIGSFHIKDIKPNANGDPQEVKIKVRINQNGIVLVSSATMVEKRESEEPVTPPATANGEQQPASPQGEEAPKTGEPMDIQEGSDDEQARKDTKTDSENSGGGGSWTQRVSRWFTSSDKKKKVVTKSVDLTIDCKTHGFISNELSNYHELEMKMIANDRQEKERIDARNALEEFVYEIRSKIQEDGELSAYVDPDDASKITLQLEDIENWLYEDGENCERAVYKDKLATLRQQTDPIRVRCEEYNGHEQAFNELGQTIQLTYKAVEQYRAQDPKYDHLTETEILNISEAAQKAQKWYEEARSRLVNVRKTQDPPVKVSDIRHENQTLATCTSSVLNRPKPKPPTPPADNNAAKDQPQNGADHSKDQQQQQNQQPDGNQPKDIEDKMDVE, from the exons ATCATGCGTTGCATTCGCCGGTCGAAATCGTGTGCTTGGCGTGGCCGCCAAGAACCAGCAGGTGACGAACATGAACAACACAATCAGCGGATTCAAACGGTTACTCGGTCGCAAGTACAACGATCCGCACGTGCAGAATGAGTTGCGCAAAATACCGTACAAGGTGGAACCTCGGCCAGACGGTGGAGTCGGTATAAAGGTTCAATATCAGGACGAGGAATGCGTATTTAGTCCGGAACAGATAACGGCCATGCTTTTCACCAAGTTGAAGGAGGATGCTTTTAAGGAGCTGAAAACACAAATCAACGATTGTGTGATTACGGTGCCGTCATTCTACACCAACGCCGAGCGGCAGGCTCTGCTCGACGCGGCCGGTATTTGCGGGCTTAATGTGTTGCGGCTAATGAGTGAGACAACGGCGACGGCTTTAAGCTACGGTTTCTACAAGCAGGATCTACCGGCACCGGAGGAAAAGGCCCGTAACGTTATTTTCGTTGACTTTGGACATTCGGCTCTGCAGGTTTCGGCATGTGCCTTCCACAAAGGAAAACTAAAGATGCTGGCCAGTTGTGCCGATCATGTTGGTGGACGGGACTTCGACTACGCATTAGCAAATCACTTCAGCGACGAGTTCCAGAGCAAGTACAAAATAGATCCGCGAACGAATAAACG aGCCTTCCTCCGTCTACTGACCGAGGTTGAAAAGATTAAGAAGCAAATGTCGGCCAACAGCACAAAGTTGCCGCTAAACATCGAGTGTTTCATGAACGAAATAGACGTCCACTCGACGATGCAGCGACCGATTATGGAAGAACTATGCGCTGGAGTTCTGCAGCGCATCGAAACTACCATGAGAAAGCTTCTGAAGGACTCCAACCTACCGCTGGAGGATATACATTCCGTCGAAATTGTCGGTGGCAGCACACGTATCCCGGCAATCAAGCATTTGATTGAACAGATCTTCTGCAAACCGGCTAGCACTACGCTGAATCAGGATGAAGCGGTATCTCGCGGGGCTGCGCTACAATGTGCTATCCTTTCTCCAGCGGTTCGTGTCCGAGAATTTAGCTGCAGTGACGTGCAGGCTTATCCGGTACTGATCTCCTGGGAAGATGGAACCCAGCGCAATGAAATGAAGGTTTTCGAGCAGTATCACACTGCTCCTTTCTCGCGACTATTGACAGTACACAGACGGGAACCATTAACCATCAATGTGCACTATGAGCCGAACAGTGTTCCATACCCAGATCCTTTCATTGGTTCGTTCCACATCAAGGATATCAAACCGAATGCTAACGGTGATCCGCAGGAAGTTAAGATCAAAGTTCGCATTAACCAGAACGGCATTGTGTTGGTTTCGAGTGCTAccatggttgaaaaacgtgaaagCGAAGAACCCGTCACGCCACCAGCTACAGCCAATGGTGAGCAGCAGCCTGCTTCGCCCCAGGGAGAAGAAGCTCCCAAAACTGGTGAACCTATGGACATTCAAGAG GGTAGCGATGATGAGCAAGCTAGAAAAGATACTAAAACAGACAGCGAGAACAGTGGAGGTGGAGGGAGTTGGACGCAAAGAGTCAGCAGATGGTTTACCTCCTCG GACAAAAAGAAGAAAGTGGTCACGAAGTCCGTTGATCTTACAATCGATTGCAAAACGCATGGTTTCATCAGTAATGAATTGTCTAATTATCACGAATTAGAG ATGAAGATGATCGCTAATGATCGGCAGGAAAAGGAACGCATTGATGCACGCAACGCACTGGAGGAGTTCGTTTACGAAATACGCAGCAAGATTCAAGAAGATGGCGAGCTTAGCGCATACGTCGATCCGGATGATGCGTCGAAAATCACCCTCCAGCTGGAGGACATCGAAAACTGGCTGTACGAAGATGGAGAAAACTGCGAGAGGGCAGTTTACAAGGACAAGTTGGCCACGTTGCGCCAACAAACCGATCCGATTCGAGTGCGCTGCGAGGAATACAACGGACACGAGCAAGCATTTAACGAACTTGGCCAGACGATTCAGTTAACCTATAAGGCAGTTGAGCAGTATCGCGCGCAGGACCCGAAATATGACCATTTGACCGAGACGGAAATTCTGAATATCAGCGAAGCCGCCCAGAAGGCGCAGAAATGGTACGAGGAGGCCCGTTCCCGGCTAGTAAATGTTCGCAAAACACAGGATCCTCCCGTTAAAGTATCGGACATCCGTCACGAAAATCAAACCCTGGCAACCTGCACGTCTTCGGTGTTAAACAGACCGAAGCCTAAGCCGCCAACCCCGCCTGCGGACAACAACGCTGCCAAGGATCAACCGCAGAACGGCGCAGATCACAGCAAAgatcagcagcagcaacagaacCAGCAACCGGACGGGAATCAGCCTAAAGATATAGAGGATAAAATGGACGTCGAGTAA